The following are from one region of the Biomphalaria glabrata chromosome 4, xgBioGlab47.1, whole genome shotgun sequence genome:
- the LOC129926005 gene encoding uncharacterized protein LOC129926005 has protein sequence MATNGVFVNPLQQTVSRPSNSNGRSHTAAQQRPLAYVRPDSSQPTGLVPHSSMERNRIQKKLDFINTPSAQPESHTENFLEFLRQPSSSVRFLTVEKMTNRLLSSYEFKPPQALCRPTRYPASIFSHTEWAIHLGLIARPPDINTLPRTSDSNILPRTSDSNILPRTSDSNILPRTSDSNILHRTSDSNILHRTSDSNILPRTSDSNILSRTSDSNILPRTSASNIIPRPPVSCRLARPEDRDPFDP, from the exons ATGGCAACCAATGGCGTGTTCGTTAACCCACTGCAACAAACAGTGTCAAGGCCATCTAATTCTAATGGCAGGAGTCACACAGCGGCCCAACAAAG ACCTCTGGCATACGTTCGCCCTGACTCGAGTCAACCCACAGGCCTCGTGCCGCACAGTTCAATGGAAAGAAACAGAATACAGAAGAAATTAGATTTCATTAACACTCCGTCAGCGCAACCTGAGTCCCACACAGAGAACTTCTTAGAATTTCTTCGACAGCCTTCAAGCTCAGTTCGATTTCTTACGGTAGAGAAAATGACAAATAGGCTTTTATCTTCATATGAATTCAAACCACCTCAGGCTTTATGTAGACCCACGAGATATCCAGCTTCAATTTTTTCACACACAGAATGGGCTATACATTTAGGCCTAATTGCCAGACCTCCGGATATAAATACACTTCCCAGAACTTCGGATTCAAATATACTTCCCAGAACTTCCGATTCAAATATACTTCCCAGAACTTCGGATTCAAATATACTTCCCAGAACTTCGGATTCAAATATACTTCACAGAACTTCGGATTCAAATATACTTCACAGAACTTCGGATTCAAATATACTTCCTAGAACTTCGGATTCAAATATACTTTCTAGAACTTCGGATTCAAATATACTACCCAGAACTTCAGCTTCTAATATCATCCCCAGACCTCCTGTTTCATGCAGGCTAGCTAGGCCTGAGGACAGAGATCCTTTTGACCCATGA